The Vidua macroura isolate BioBank_ID:100142 chromosome 9, ASM2450914v1, whole genome shotgun sequence genome has a window encoding:
- the GORAB gene encoding RAB6-interacting golgin produces the protein MAEAWAGFSQEELRRLRGQRPDLYEPSPPQQQQQQQPRPQAVPKTRKQLQREKALQQQSQRLGLQGGAASVTPEQLLSAPQAKPCHPQQPGPAPGDQRQRDSQEQQEGVTPAESCNGRDSAQPRPAKPSSQVERKKVELQEKSRWEILQQEQRLIEEKNKRKKALLARAIAERSKRTQAETVKLKRIQKELQALDDMVSADIGILRNRIDQASLDYSYARKRYDKAESEYVAAKLDLQHKTEIKEHLTEHLCTIIQQNELRKARKLEELMQQLDVEADEENLELEIEVEQMLQQQEAEAGRQSSQAHSHAGTAQENPAPSGVGQESQQADHAASPAISEQSQNSRTKSLSNMDSQTQAVNVTSGSSPACSAT, from the exons ATGGCCGAGGCCTGGGCCGGCTTCTCGCAGGAGGAGCTGCGGCGGCTGCGGGGGCAGCGCCCAG ATTTGTACGAGCCCTCGCcaccgcagcagcagcagcagcagcagcctcgcccccaggctgtgcccaagACTAGGAAGCAAttgcaaagggaaaaagccctccagcagcaaagccagaggctggggctgcagggaggagcagcctctgtcactccagagcagctgctttctgctccaCAAGCCAAACCTTGTCACCCCCAGCAGCCCGGGCCAGCACCTGGGGATCAGAGGCAAAGGGACagccaagagcagcaggagggagtgACACCGGCAGAGTCTTGTAATGGCAGGGACAGTGCCCAGCCCCGCCCTGCAAAGCCCAGCAGCCAagtggagagaaagaaagtggAATT GCAGGAAAAATCCCGATGGGAAAtcctccagcaggagcagcggCTGATAGAAGAGAAGAATAAACGCAAGAAGGCACTCCTGGCCAGAGCCATTGCTGAGAg ATCCAAAAGAACTCAAGCTGAAACAGTGAAACTGAAGAGGAttcagaaggagctgcaggctctggaTGACATGGTGTCTGCTGACATCGGGATCCTGAGGAACCGCATCGACCAGGCCAGCCTGGACTACTCCTATGCCCG GAAGCGCTACGACAAGGCCGAGTCCGAGTACGTGGCAGCCAAGCTGGACCTGCAGCACAAGACAGAGATCAAGGAGCACCTCACAGAGCACCTGTGCACCATCATCCAGCAGAACGAGCTCCGCAAGGCCAGGAAGCTGGAGGAGTTAATGCAGCAGCTGGACGTGGAGGCAGATGAGGAAAATCTGGAGCTCGAGATCGAGGTGGAACAGATGCTGCAGCAACAGGAggcagaagcagggagacaATCCAGCCAGGCACACAGCCACgctgggacagcccaggagAACCCTGCTCCCAGTGGTGTGGGGCAGGAGAGCCAGCAGGCTGACcatgctgcttctcctgcaatTTCTGAACAGTCTCAAAACTCCAGGACCAAATCCCTCTCCAACATGGACAGCCAAACTCAGGCAGTAAATGTAACTTCAGGAAGCTCCCCAGCTTGTTCTGCCACATGA